In a single window of the Prochlorococcus marinus XMU1412 genome:
- a CDS encoding NADH-quinone oxidoreductase subunit J, giving the protein MSIAITTQIICFTILSLVILIGAIGVVLLESIVYSAFLLGGVFMSVAGLYLLLNASFVAAAQVLVYVGAVNVLIIFAIMLVNKKEDLKPISDIKSRRIISTSICLTLLSLLIRVDLTNEWTLSSPQNSIGEESTIRIGEHLFSDYLLPFEVASVLLLMAMIGAIVLARRDVMSKDISTGLPVDQELIEKSSEPLLTNKN; this is encoded by the coding sequence ATGTCCATTGCAATAACAACTCAAATTATTTGTTTTACGATTTTATCTTTAGTAATCCTTATTGGAGCTATTGGTGTTGTATTGCTTGAAAGTATTGTTTATTCAGCCTTTCTTCTAGGAGGAGTTTTCATGAGTGTAGCAGGATTATATCTTCTTCTAAATGCAAGTTTTGTTGCTGCAGCTCAAGTTTTAGTTTATGTAGGTGCAGTGAATGTATTAATAATCTTTGCAATAATGTTAGTCAATAAAAAAGAAGATTTAAAGCCCATCAGTGACATTAAATCGAGAAGAATCATATCAACATCAATATGTTTAACCCTGCTAAGTCTTTTAATTAGAGTTGACTTGACTAATGAGTGGACCCTATCAAGTCCTCAAAACTCTATAGGAGAAGAATCAACTATCAGAATTGGTGAACATCTATTTAGTGATTATTTACTTCCATTTGAAGTAGCATCAGTTTTACTTTTAATGGCAATGATTGGAGCTATTGTATTAGCTAGAAGAGATGTAATGAGCAAGGATATTTCCACTGGATTACCTGTTGATCAAGAGTTAATTGAAAAATCATCAGAACCACTACTTACAAATAAAAATTAA
- the ndhI gene encoding NAD(P)H-quinone oxidoreductase subunit I yields MKNFLQQINSYIKEAFNAGKYLYNGFSVTFDHLRRRPVTVQYPYEKLIPSERYRGRIHYEFDKCIACEVCVRVCPINLPVVDWVMNKETKKKELRNYSIDFGVCIFCGNCVEYCPTNCLSMTEEYELATFDRHNLNFDNVALGRLPTNVTTDPSVKPLRELAYLPKGVMDPHEIPASDTRVGKLPEEVYDWMRPEPNENKDKVSNPNN; encoded by the coding sequence ATGAAAAATTTTCTTCAACAAATAAATAGCTATATCAAAGAAGCATTTAATGCTGGTAAATACTTATATAATGGCTTTTCAGTAACTTTTGATCATCTTCGAAGAAGACCTGTTACTGTCCAATATCCATATGAAAAATTAATACCTTCCGAGAGATATAGAGGAAGAATACATTATGAATTCGATAAATGTATTGCCTGTGAAGTGTGCGTAAGAGTTTGCCCCATAAATTTACCAGTTGTTGATTGGGTAATGAATAAAGAAACTAAAAAAAAGGAACTTAGAAATTACTCTATAGACTTTGGAGTTTGTATATTTTGCGGAAATTGTGTTGAATATTGTCCAACTAATTGTCTGTCGATGACCGAAGAATATGAATTAGCTACTTTTGACAGACACAATCTAAACTTTGATAATGTTGCACTTGGTAGGTTACCTACGAACGTCACAACAGATCCTTCAGTTAAACCTCTAAGAGAACTTGCCTATCTTCCTAAAGGTGTCATGGACCCTCATGAAATCCCAGCTTCAGATACTAGAGTTGGTAAATTACCTGAAGAAGTCTATGATTGGATGAGACCGGAACCCAATGAAAATAAAGATAAAGTTTCTAATCCAAACAATTAA
- the nuoH gene encoding NADH-quinone oxidoreductase subunit NuoH, whose translation MEYGLDLEYSFNEFLKGFGLSSEIAHIIWLPLPMLLILVAAVVGVLVTVWLERKISAAAQQRIGPEYAGALGVLQPIADGLKLLVKEDIIPAKADGILFTAGPILVLVPVILSWLIVPFGQNLLISNVGIGIFLWIALSSIQPIGLLMSGYASNNKYSLLGGLRAAAQSISYEIPLALSVLAIVLMTNSLSTIDIVNQQSGAGILSWNIWRQPVGFIIFWICALAECERLPFDLPEAEEELVAGYQTEYAGMKFALFYLGSYINLILSALLVSILYLGGWGFPIPVELIAKFLNLPINAPFIQVLTASIGIIMTVLKAYLLVFIAILLRWTTPRVRIDQLLDLGWKFLLPISLANLLITAGLKLAFPQFFGG comes from the coding sequence TTGGAATACGGATTAGATCTCGAATATAGTTTTAATGAATTCTTAAAAGGTTTTGGCCTTTCCAGCGAAATCGCTCATATAATTTGGCTCCCTCTACCAATGCTTTTGATTTTGGTAGCTGCAGTAGTTGGCGTTTTAGTAACAGTATGGCTTGAAAGAAAAATATCTGCTGCTGCTCAACAAAGAATAGGCCCCGAATATGCAGGAGCACTTGGCGTCCTCCAACCAATTGCTGATGGTCTTAAGTTGCTTGTTAAAGAGGATATTATTCCTGCTAAAGCGGATGGAATACTCTTCACTGCAGGACCTATATTAGTTCTTGTCCCAGTTATTCTGTCCTGGCTAATCGTTCCTTTTGGACAAAACCTTTTAATAAGTAACGTTGGTATTGGAATTTTCCTATGGATTGCTTTAAGCAGTATCCAGCCAATCGGACTTCTCATGAGCGGATATGCATCAAATAATAAGTATTCTTTATTAGGAGGTTTAAGAGCAGCAGCTCAATCAATAAGTTATGAAATTCCTTTAGCTTTATCTGTACTGGCTATTGTACTAATGACAAATTCTCTAAGTACTATTGACATTGTCAACCAACAAAGTGGTGCAGGAATTTTAAGCTGGAATATATGGAGACAACCGGTTGGTTTTATAATCTTTTGGATTTGTGCTCTTGCAGAATGTGAGAGACTTCCATTTGACTTACCCGAAGCTGAAGAAGAATTAGTTGCAGGATACCAAACTGAATATGCAGGTATGAAATTCGCATTGTTCTACCTGGGTAGTTACATTAACCTAATCCTTTCAGCTTTATTGGTATCAATACTTTATTTGGGAGGATGGGGTTTTCCTATTCCAGTTGAATTAATAGCTAAGTTTCTAAACTTGCCCATTAATGCACCCTTTATACAAGTTTTAACTGCATCAATTGGAATCATAATGACTGTATTGAAAGCATATCTTTTAGTTTTCATTGCAATATTATTGCGTTGGACGACTCCTAGAGTAAGAATAGATCAACTATTAGATCTAGGATGGAAGTTTCTTCTTCCAATTTCTCTTGCTAATCTTTTGATAACTGCAGGATTAAAACTTGCTTTTCCGCAATTCTTTGGTGGTTAA
- a CDS encoding citrate synthase — protein MDSNKLILKPGLEGVPVTNSSICDIDGNKGKLLYRGYSIEELSKKSSFLETAYLLIWGELPTAIQLRDFEQEVQMHRRLSFRVRDMMKCFPATGHPMDALQSSAASLGLFYSRRAIDDPNYIYNAVIRLIAKIPTMIAAFQLIRKGQDPIQPRDDLTYSSNFLYMLTEKEQDPIAAKVFDRCLILHAEHSLNASTFSARVTASTLTDPYAVIASAVGTLAGPLHGGANEDVIAMLEEIKTPENAGSFLDNAIKNKSKIMGFGHREYKVKDPRAIILQKLAEELFIRFGADEMYEVAKSIEAEAIPRLGPKGIFPNVDFYSGLVYRKLGIPRDLFTPIFAISRVAGWLAHWREQLGANRIFRPSQIYTGSAPRDWISLENRE, from the coding sequence TTGGATAGCAACAAACTAATTTTAAAACCAGGATTAGAAGGAGTCCCAGTTACTAATTCATCTATCTGTGATATTGACGGCAACAAAGGTAAATTATTATACAGAGGCTATTCCATTGAAGAACTATCCAAAAAAAGCAGTTTTTTAGAAACTGCTTATCTATTGATTTGGGGTGAATTGCCCACAGCTATTCAACTAAGAGATTTCGAACAAGAAGTTCAGATGCATCGAAGGTTAAGTTTTAGAGTCAGAGATATGATGAAATGTTTCCCTGCAACTGGTCATCCTATGGATGCTCTCCAATCTAGTGCAGCTTCTTTGGGGCTCTTCTATTCACGTAGGGCAATAGATGATCCTAACTACATCTACAACGCAGTGATAAGACTAATAGCAAAGATACCCACAATGATTGCTGCGTTTCAACTAATTAGAAAAGGACAAGATCCAATTCAACCTAGAGATGATTTAACTTACTCATCAAATTTTCTTTACATGCTGACTGAAAAAGAACAAGATCCTATAGCTGCAAAAGTTTTTGATAGGTGTTTAATTCTACATGCCGAACATAGTTTAAACGCAAGTACATTTAGCGCTAGAGTTACTGCAAGTACTCTTACAGACCCATATGCTGTCATCGCCTCTGCAGTAGGAACCTTGGCTGGCCCATTGCATGGAGGAGCAAATGAAGATGTAATTGCAATGTTAGAAGAGATTAAAACCCCAGAAAATGCTGGATCTTTTTTAGATAATGCAATAAAAAATAAAAGCAAGATCATGGGCTTCGGCCACAGAGAATATAAAGTCAAAGATCCAAGAGCAATAATTCTTCAAAAACTGGCAGAAGAGCTTTTTATAAGATTTGGAGCTGATGAAATGTATGAAGTTGCTAAATCAATTGAGGCAGAGGCAATACCAAGACTTGGACCTAAGGGTATATTCCCTAACGTGGATTTTTATTCTGGTCTTGTCTATAGAAAACTTGGTATTCCTCGTGATTTATTTACGCCGATTTTTGCCATATCTAGAGTAGCTGGTTGGTTAGCTCATTGGAGAGAGCAACTTGGAGCAAACAGAATTTTCAGGCCATCGCAAATCTATACAGGTTCAGCACCAAGAGATTGGATCAGCCTAGAAAATAGAGAATAA
- a CDS encoding rhodanese-like domain-containing protein: MGSCPKSINAFSLNDWFNSEKEDPVLIDVREKSELELARFSKEFLHIPISKVTFEYVEEIFAGLLDRKIVVTCHAGIRSYNFSQWCLNNNIVSEIWNLEEGIDGWSRYIDPSIPRY, from the coding sequence TTGGGAAGTTGTCCAAAATCTATAAATGCCTTTAGTCTCAATGATTGGTTTAATTCTGAGAAAGAAGACCCAGTCTTGATTGATGTAAGAGAAAAGTCAGAGCTTGAACTGGCTCGTTTCTCAAAAGAATTCTTACATATACCAATTAGTAAAGTCACATTTGAATACGTTGAAGAAATATTTGCTGGTTTATTAGACAGAAAAATTGTAGTTACCTGTCATGCAGGAATAAGAAGTTATAACTTTTCACAATGGTGTTTAAATAATAATATTGTTAGCGAAATATGGAATTTGGAGGAGGGTATTGATGGATGGAGTAGATACATTGATCCATCAATTCCAAGGTATTGA
- the trpB gene encoding tryptophan synthase subunit beta, giving the protein MVSTFSRQNYKKDDLNQPSEDGRFGKYGGQYVPETLMPALFELETAASIAWKDKFFVKELNHLLKTYVGRETPLYEAKRLTEHFKTKQATPTIWLKREDLNHTGAHKINNALGQALLAIRMGKKRIIAETGAGQHGVATATVCARFGLKCIIYMGAEDIKRQSLNVFRMKLLGAEVKVVNSGTATLKDATSEAIRDWVSNVETTHYILGSVAGPHPFPKIVRDFHAVIGEETKKQCLESFGSLPDILLACVGGGSNAMGLFHPFVKETSVRLIGVEAAGSGVDTDKHAATITKGSVGILHGSMSLLLQDDNGQVQEAHSISAGLDYPGVGPEHSHLKDIGRAEYGSVTDQEALDALKLVSELEGIIPALETSHAFAWLEKLCPTLEKDTHIIINCSGRGDKDVNTVASSLEI; this is encoded by the coding sequence GTGGTAAGTACATTTTCTCGCCAAAATTATAAAAAAGACGATTTAAATCAACCCTCTGAAGATGGAAGATTTGGAAAATATGGTGGTCAATATGTTCCTGAAACGCTAATGCCTGCTCTTTTTGAGCTTGAAACAGCTGCGTCTATTGCATGGAAAGATAAATTTTTTGTAAAAGAATTAAATCATCTTCTTAAGACTTATGTAGGCAGAGAAACACCACTTTATGAAGCCAAAAGACTTACTGAACATTTTAAAACTAAACAAGCAACTCCAACGATATGGCTTAAAAGAGAAGATTTAAATCATACTGGTGCTCACAAAATTAATAATGCCCTTGGACAAGCTTTATTAGCAATAAGAATGGGCAAAAAAAGAATAATTGCAGAAACTGGAGCAGGTCAGCATGGAGTTGCTACGGCTACTGTTTGTGCGAGATTTGGCTTGAAATGTATTATTTATATGGGTGCTGAAGACATAAAAAGACAATCCCTTAACGTCTTCAGAATGAAACTTCTTGGAGCTGAAGTTAAAGTTGTAAATTCAGGTACTGCAACACTTAAGGATGCTACTAGTGAAGCCATTAGAGATTGGGTTTCTAATGTCGAAACCACACACTACATTTTAGGATCTGTTGCAGGTCCACACCCTTTCCCAAAGATTGTGCGAGATTTTCATGCAGTTATAGGAGAAGAAACTAAAAAACAATGTCTGGAATCGTTTGGATCTTTACCCGATATTTTACTTGCTTGTGTAGGTGGGGGATCAAATGCAATGGGTCTTTTCCATCCTTTCGTTAAAGAAACTTCTGTACGACTTATTGGAGTTGAAGCCGCAGGAAGCGGAGTTGATACTGACAAACATGCTGCAACTATCACTAAAGGGTCAGTTGGAATTTTGCATGGATCAATGAGTCTTCTATTACAAGATGATAATGGACAAGTACAAGAAGCTCACTCAATAAGTGCGGGTTTAGATTACCCTGGAGTAGGGCCTGAACATAGCCATTTAAAAGATATAGGTAGAGCAGAGTATGGATCAGTAACTGATCAAGAAGCTTTAGATGCTTTGAAACTTGTTAGTGAACTTGAAGGAATTATACCAGCACTTGAAACTTCCCATGCCTTTGCTTGGTTAGAGAAATTATGCCCTACTCTTGAAAAAGATACTCATATAATTATCAATTGCTCTGGTAGAGGTGACAAAGATGTTAATACTGTTGCATCTTCATTAGAAATTTAA
- a CDS encoding translation initiation factor SUI1 has translation MGKKNWIEFDNQEIKYEEAAKIDTFDKRSKINISKQKKGKKGKTITLIRGLGTEDEILLKELLKKIKVFCGTGGTLIDSNIQLQGDMVSKSIEFLRKEGFHNL, from the coding sequence ATGGGAAAAAAGAATTGGATCGAATTTGATAATCAAGAAATAAAATATGAAGAAGCAGCTAAGATAGATACTTTTGATAAAAGATCAAAAATAAATATTTCAAAACAAAAAAAAGGTAAAAAGGGTAAGACTATAACTTTAATTAGAGGGTTAGGAACTGAGGATGAAATCTTATTAAAAGAATTACTAAAAAAAATTAAAGTTTTTTGTGGTACTGGAGGAACATTAATTGATAGTAATATCCAGTTACAGGGTGATATGGTATCGAAATCAATTGAGTTTCTTCGTAAAGAGGGATTTCATAATTTATGA
- the cysC gene encoding adenylyl-sulfate kinase, with protein sequence MKEQDQTKSTNIKWHNLTIDREKLEKMRGHKGMVIWFTGLSGSGKSTLANALNEVLHLDGFSTYVLDGDNIRHGLCKDLGFSDVDREENIRRIGEVANLFMNAGIITITAFVSPFISDRDKVRKIIGSKDFIEVYCAADITVCENRDTKGLYKKARLGEIKEFTGISSPYEAPHNPEIVVDTGSLDLNDSVEKVVNYLKKENFLKKA encoded by the coding sequence ATGAAAGAACAAGATCAAACAAAGTCAACCAATATAAAGTGGCACAATTTAACTATTGATAGAGAAAAGTTAGAGAAAATGAGAGGTCATAAAGGAATGGTTATCTGGTTTACAGGTTTATCTGGCTCTGGTAAAAGTACTTTAGCCAACGCTTTAAATGAAGTTTTACACTTAGATGGTTTTTCGACTTATGTGTTGGATGGAGATAATATTAGACACGGTTTATGTAAAGATCTTGGTTTTTCGGATGTTGATAGAGAAGAAAATATACGAAGAATTGGAGAAGTTGCGAATTTATTTATGAATGCTGGGATAATAACTATTACAGCATTCGTTTCACCATTTATTAGCGATAGAGATAAGGTGAGAAAAATTATTGGATCTAAGGATTTTATTGAAGTTTATTGTGCTGCTGATATCACAGTTTGCGAAAATAGGGATACTAAAGGTCTTTATAAGAAAGCGCGTTTGGGTGAAATTAAGGAATTTACAGGTATTTCTAGTCCATATGAAGCTCCTCATAATCCTGAAATTGTTGTTGATACAGGTTCGTTAGATTTAAATGATTCCGTTGAGAAAGTTGTTAACTACCTTAAAAAAGAAAACTTTCTTAAAAAGGCCTAA
- the purE gene encoding 5-(carboxyamino)imidazole ribonucleotide mutase produces MSELNSKDIYKIAVVMGSDSDLKTLKPAIDILREFGIKTEVCILSAHRTPIEMMEYAKNAESENIKVIIAGAGGAAHLPGMLASITCIPIVGVPVESKTLKGIDSLLSIVQMPAGIPVATVAINGAQNAGLLAIEMISLFDDSIKKTLKEFRENLHTKVRTKNSKLSTIGPDNYLQNK; encoded by the coding sequence TTGTCAGAATTGAATTCTAAAGATATTTATAAAATTGCTGTCGTAATGGGTAGTGATTCAGATCTGAAAACATTGAAACCCGCTATTGATATTTTAAGAGAATTTGGAATAAAAACTGAAGTTTGTATACTTTCTGCTCATCGAACACCTATTGAAATGATGGAATATGCAAAAAATGCAGAGTCAGAAAACATAAAAGTAATAATTGCCGGTGCTGGTGGTGCTGCTCATCTTCCAGGAATGCTGGCATCGATAACTTGTATACCTATAGTTGGAGTACCAGTAGAAAGTAAGACACTTAAGGGGATTGATTCTCTTTTATCAATCGTTCAAATGCCCGCTGGGATTCCAGTTGCAACAGTTGCAATTAATGGAGCTCAGAATGCTGGATTATTGGCAATAGAGATGATCAGTTTATTTGATGATTCTATAAAGAAAACTTTAAAAGAATTCAGAGAAAATCTACATACAAAGGTAAGAACTAAAAATAGTAAGTTATCAACTATTGGACCTGACAATTATCTTCAAAATAAATGA
- the bchM gene encoding magnesium protoporphyrin IX methyltransferase, whose protein sequence is MTLNKIIEKSEVREYFNGTGFERWNKIYSKSDEINTVQKNIRKGHQKTVDDVVSYIKNYPELTKKSYCDAGCGVGSLSIPLLRLGIKELQVSDISSEMIKETKKRINELGLNQRKIKYEVCDLEKLKGLFDVVVCLDVFIHYPQPVAEEMVQHLCDLSKEKLIVSFAPYTPVLAVLKNIGKLFPGPSKTTRAYTLKEKGIINAAKESGFKVVKKKLNQAPFYFSKLIEFEKIK, encoded by the coding sequence ATGACTTTAAATAAGATTATCGAAAAAAGTGAAGTTAGGGAGTATTTTAATGGTACTGGCTTTGAAAGATGGAATAAAATTTATAGCAAATCTGATGAAATTAATACAGTTCAGAAAAATATTAGGAAAGGTCATCAAAAAACTGTAGATGATGTAGTCTCGTATATCAAAAATTATCCTGAACTAACAAAAAAAAGTTATTGTGATGCAGGCTGTGGTGTAGGAAGTCTTTCCATACCTTTACTAAGACTTGGTATAAAAGAACTACAGGTGAGCGATATTTCTTCTGAAATGATTAAAGAAACCAAGAAACGCATTAATGAATTAGGTTTGAATCAAAGAAAAATTAAATATGAAGTCTGTGATCTGGAAAAATTAAAAGGGTTATTTGATGTTGTAGTTTGTTTGGATGTATTTATTCATTATCCTCAACCGGTTGCAGAAGAAATGGTTCAACATCTATGCGATTTAAGCAAAGAAAAACTAATCGTTAGCTTTGCTCCTTATACTCCAGTTCTTGCTGTTCTAAAAAATATTGGAAAATTATTTCCTGGGCCAAGTAAAACTACAAGAGCATATACATTGAAAGAAAAGGGTATTATTAATGCCGCTAAAGAAAGTGGATTTAAAGTTGTTAAAAAGAAATTAAATCAAGCTCCTTTTTATTTTTCAAAACTAATTGAATTCGAAAAAATTAAATAA
- a CDS encoding response regulator transcription factor translates to MNEINQINNEPVRKSRILLVDDEPGLRTAVKTFLEDEGFEIFIAVDGEDGWEKAQTVFPDLIISDVMMPRANGYALLEKIREDEKLGGTPVIFLTAKGMTLDRTEGYLAGVDDYISKPFDPDELAARVKNVINRQERLLKEAARFADIDVSKMAKQITEIKSMLTDQSQTNPENKINLPSFTPREASVLQLVAEGLMNKEIARQLETSIRNVEKYVSRLFIKTGTSSRTELVRYALENHLVK, encoded by the coding sequence ATGAATGAAATTAATCAAATAAATAATGAACCGGTAAGAAAATCAAGAATTTTATTAGTTGATGATGAGCCTGGTTTAAGAACAGCCGTTAAAACATTTCTGGAAGATGAAGGCTTTGAAATATTTATTGCAGTTGATGGAGAGGATGGTTGGGAAAAAGCTCAAACAGTTTTCCCTGATTTGATAATTAGCGATGTTATGATGCCTCGAGCCAACGGTTATGCTTTATTAGAAAAAATTAGAGAGGATGAAAAATTAGGAGGAACTCCAGTTATTTTTCTAACTGCAAAAGGAATGACCCTTGACAGAACTGAAGGTTATCTTGCAGGAGTTGATGATTATATTTCCAAACCTTTCGATCCCGATGAATTAGCTGCAAGAGTTAAAAATGTAATCAACAGACAGGAACGTTTACTAAAAGAAGCGGCACGATTCGCAGATATTGATGTAAGCAAAATGGCAAAACAAATTACTGAAATAAAATCTATGCTCACAGACCAAAGCCAGACTAATCCAGAAAATAAAATAAATCTTCCTAGTTTTACTCCAAGAGAAGCAAGTGTGCTTCAACTAGTAGCAGAGGGACTGATGAATAAGGAAATTGCAAGACAGCTTGAAACATCTATTAGAAATGTTGAGAAATATGTAAGTAGACTTTTTATCAAGACAGGTACATCTAGTCGAACCGAATTAGTACGTTATGCACTTGAAAATCATTTAGTAAAATAA
- a CDS encoding cysteine desulfurase family protein codes for MLSTPILLDYQSSTPCSKDVVDSMEPFWSEIFSNPASKSNLAGINASAILEASREKIEQNLFLKNKKVIFTSGATESNNLALLGFARNYHKKTGNYGHIITLKTEHKAVLEPLNQLKNEGFWVTEIYPEKDGLISEEQFKKNIREDTFLVSVMLANNEIGVIQPIENISKICKSRGITFHSDFAQCLGYIELDNLLSNVNMITMSSHKIYGPKGIGLLLIDEEINLEPLIVGGGQEYGLRSGTLPLPLVVGFAKAIEIAVFNQKNNAEKLRLYRNNLLEGLLENNSGLLINGSIEKRLPHNLNLTVLDLNGAKFHKLLKSKIICSSGSACSNGEPSHVLLALGRSFKEAESSIRLSIGLSTNSDDIKQAIHILTNTIKLLR; via the coding sequence ATGCTATCAACTCCTATACTACTAGATTATCAATCTTCGACTCCTTGTTCTAAAGATGTTGTTGATTCTATGGAACCCTTTTGGAGTGAGATATTTTCTAACCCTGCAAGCAAATCTAATTTAGCGGGTATTAACGCAAGCGCCATATTGGAAGCCTCAAGAGAAAAAATAGAACAAAATTTATTTCTTAAGAATAAAAAAGTTATTTTTACAAGTGGGGCAACAGAATCTAATAACTTAGCCCTATTAGGTTTTGCTAGAAATTATCATAAAAAAACAGGAAATTACGGACATATTATTACCTTAAAAACGGAGCATAAAGCCGTTTTAGAGCCCCTCAATCAACTAAAAAACGAGGGATTTTGGGTTACAGAAATTTATCCTGAGAAAGATGGCTTAATTTCAGAAGAACAATTCAAAAAAAATATAAGAGAAGATACATTTCTGGTTAGTGTCATGTTGGCAAATAACGAAATAGGAGTTATTCAGCCCATAGAGAATATTTCAAAAATATGTAAATCGAGAGGAATAACTTTTCACTCTGATTTCGCACAATGTTTAGGTTATATCGAGTTAGACAATCTTTTATCAAATGTAAATATGATTACGATGAGTTCTCACAAAATATATGGCCCTAAAGGGATAGGGCTTCTCTTGATTGATGAAGAAATTAATCTTGAGCCTTTAATTGTTGGAGGAGGTCAGGAATATGGTCTCAGGTCTGGTACATTACCTCTTCCTTTAGTAGTTGGCTTTGCTAAAGCAATAGAGATAGCAGTTTTTAATCAAAAAAATAATGCTGAGAAATTACGTTTATACAGAAATAACCTTTTAGAGGGTTTGTTAGAAAATAATTCTGGTTTATTAATTAATGGCTCCATAGAAAAAAGATTACCTCATAATTTAAACTTGACTGTATTGGATTTAAACGGAGCAAAGTTTCATAAACTTTTAAAATCTAAAATAATTTGTTCTAGTGGATCTGCATGCAGTAATGGTGAACCATCTCATGTTTTACTAGCCTTAGGTCGATCTTTTAAAGAAGCGGAATCTTCAATAAGGTTAAGTATTGGATTAAGCACTAATTCAGACGATATAAAACAAGCAATTCATATTCTTACAAATACGATCAAATTATTACGTTAG
- the rsmH gene encoding 16S rRNA (cytosine(1402)-N(4))-methyltransferase RsmH, which translates to MQTDLSDSSFFNHKSVMTDEIMASLEHYPLINNNKLKGIDATLGGGGHSYHLLRKYSDLNIIGLDQDPFARKSASKKLDEFKNRIDIMASNFADFVPKEKVSFVIADLGVNSNQIDDPKRGFSFQKDGPLDMRMNPFLEVDAEKLIEDLNEKDLANLIYKYGDERLSRKIARKIKIDLKENGKYSGTKELAYSIAGCFPPKQRYKKIHPATRTFQALRIAVNKEIDVLEKFLQVVPEWLLPGGIISIISFHSLEDRLVKSSFKNDQRLKNLTKKPITPSVQEVELNKRSRSGKLRIAQLN; encoded by the coding sequence ATGCAAACTGACCTATCTGATTCATCTTTTTTCAATCATAAATCAGTTATGACAGATGAGATTATGGCCTCATTAGAGCATTACCCTTTAATAAATAACAACAAACTTAAAGGAATAGACGCAACTTTAGGCGGAGGCGGGCACTCTTATCATTTATTGAGAAAATATTCGGATTTAAATATAATTGGACTCGATCAAGATCCATTCGCAAGAAAATCAGCATCAAAAAAACTTGATGAATTTAAAAATAGGATTGATATAATGGCTTCAAATTTTGCGGATTTTGTACCAAAAGAAAAAGTTTCTTTTGTAATTGCAGATCTTGGAGTAAATAGTAATCAAATTGATGATCCTAAAAGAGGTTTTAGCTTCCAAAAAGATGGTCCACTTGATATGCGCATGAATCCTTTTCTTGAGGTTGATGCCGAGAAATTAATTGAGGATTTAAATGAAAAAGATCTAGCGAACCTAATTTATAAATATGGAGATGAGAGATTATCAAGAAAAATTGCTAGGAAAATAAAAATAGATTTGAAGGAAAATGGGAAATATTCTGGGACAAAAGAGTTAGCTTATTCTATTGCGGGCTGCTTCCCACCAAAACAAAGATATAAAAAAATACACCCAGCAACAAGAACATTTCAAGCACTAAGAATTGCCGTTAATAAAGAAATTGACGTATTAGAAAAATTTTTGCAAGTTGTTCCTGAATGGCTTTTGCCGGGAGGAATTATTTCTATTATTAGTTTTCATTCCCTCGAGGATAGATTAGTTAAAAGTTCTTTTAAAAATGATCAAAGACTAAAAAACCTCACAAAAAAGCCAATAACTCCTTCCGTACAAGAAGTCGAACTAAATAAAAGGTCTAGAAGTGGAAAATTAAGAATTGCTCAATTAAATTAA